A stretch of Acidovorax sp. RAC01 DNA encodes these proteins:
- a CDS encoding DSD1 family PLP-dependent enzyme — protein sequence MKPIPDTLKSAIGQRVDLIDTPALVIDLDAMERNIQRMADFARKHQVRWRPHAKMHKSAALALQMQRAGAQGVCVQKVSEAEALADGGVTDIAITNEVVAMPKLQRAARLAARLAAQGGRLAIAVDHAEGIARLADAMAQHGSDAGIDVLVEIDVGQGRCGVPPGEAAVALAQAVAQHGRLRFAGLQAYHGRAQHMASTVGRRSAIADVVAAARHTRQLIEDAGLPVPLVTGSGTGTLVHEAASGVFGELQAGSFLFMDADYARNEREPAQPQFEHAAFIKTQVISVHEGHAVCDAGHKSHAIDSGLPTVALLSPDYALRYANAGDEHGLLYAQGPQARLPGLGQMLWLIPGHCDPTVNLYDFMIGVRGGLLDGVVERIIRVDARGALT from the coding sequence ATGAAACCCATACCTGACACCCTCAAGTCGGCCATCGGCCAGCGCGTGGACCTGATCGACACGCCTGCGCTGGTGATCGACCTCGACGCCATGGAGCGCAACATCCAGCGCATGGCCGACTTTGCCCGCAAGCACCAGGTGCGCTGGCGCCCGCACGCCAAGATGCACAAGAGCGCCGCGCTGGCGCTGCAGATGCAGCGGGCCGGTGCTCAGGGCGTCTGCGTGCAGAAGGTGTCGGAAGCCGAGGCGCTGGCCGACGGCGGCGTGACCGATATCGCCATCACCAACGAGGTGGTGGCCATGCCCAAGCTGCAGCGCGCCGCGCGGCTGGCCGCACGCCTGGCCGCCCAGGGCGGGCGCCTGGCGATTGCGGTGGACCACGCCGAAGGCATTGCGCGGCTGGCCGACGCCATGGCGCAGCATGGCAGCGATGCGGGCATTGACGTGCTGGTGGAAATTGACGTGGGCCAGGGCCGCTGCGGCGTGCCGCCCGGCGAGGCCGCCGTGGCACTGGCGCAGGCCGTGGCACAGCATGGCCGCCTGCGGTTCGCGGGCCTGCAGGCATACCACGGGCGCGCGCAGCACATGGCCAGCACGGTGGGCCGCAGATCGGCCATTGCCGACGTGGTGGCCGCCGCGCGGCACACCCGCCAGCTGATCGAAGACGCGGGCCTGCCCGTGCCGCTGGTCACCGGCTCGGGCACCGGCACGCTGGTGCACGAGGCCGCCAGCGGCGTGTTTGGCGAGCTGCAGGCGGGTTCCTTCCTGTTCATGGATGCCGACTACGCCCGCAACGAGCGCGAGCCGGCCCAGCCGCAGTTTGAGCACGCCGCCTTCATCAAGACGCAGGTGATTTCGGTGCACGAAGGCCACGCCGTGTGCGATGCAGGCCACAAGAGCCACGCCATCGACTCGGGCCTGCCCACCGTGGCCCTGCTGTCGCCCGACTACGCCTTGCGCTACGCCAATGCAGGTGACGAGCATGGCCTGCTGTACGCCCAGGGGCCCCAGGCACGGCTGCCTGGACTGGGGCAGATGCTCTGGCTGATTCCGGGCCACTGCGACCCCACCGTGAACCTGTACGACTTCATGATCGGCGTGCGCGGTGGCCTGCTGGACGGCGTGGTGGAACGCATCATCAGGGTTGATGCCAGAGGCGCGCTGACCTGA
- a CDS encoding DUF4136 domain-containing protein, with protein MTFRRHAPALVAALAALVLTGCSTGPRTVDGRVQSFATPGALTAPATYRLERLPSQQGPAFDPVAALAEQALARAGLQRNDAAPQLLAQITVQADTVPRADPWGSPYGPYGGWGPSPWAFGGGWHGRGWGVGGLWGMGAPTPLYRRAVSVVLRSARDQAVVYETSAVHEDVWVSDPGVYGVLFDAALQGFPSPPPGLRQVRLPFVPPGTVRGAAASPGGVVEPGAGPATATQDTISPPGAPATR; from the coding sequence ATGACCTTTCGCCGCCATGCCCCCGCCCTGGTGGCAGCGCTTGCCGCCCTGGTGCTGACGGGCTGCAGTACCGGCCCGCGCACCGTGGATGGCCGGGTACAGAGCTTTGCCACACCCGGCGCGCTGACCGCACCCGCCACCTACCGGCTGGAGCGCCTGCCTTCCCAGCAAGGCCCGGCGTTCGACCCGGTGGCTGCACTGGCCGAACAGGCCCTGGCGCGCGCAGGACTGCAGCGCAACGATGCTGCGCCGCAGCTGCTGGCCCAGATCACTGTGCAGGCCGATACCGTGCCCCGCGCCGACCCGTGGGGCTCCCCCTACGGGCCTTACGGCGGTTGGGGCCCATCGCCCTGGGCATTTGGCGGCGGCTGGCATGGCCGGGGCTGGGGCGTGGGTGGCCTGTGGGGCATGGGCGCGCCCACGCCGCTGTACCGGCGTGCCGTCAGCGTGGTGCTGCGCAGCGCCCGCGACCAGGCCGTGGTGTACGAGACCTCGGCCGTGCATGAAGACGTGTGGGTGAGCGACCCCGGGGTGTACGGCGTGCTGTTTGATGCGGCGCTGCAAGGCTTCCCTTCGCCACCACCGGGCTTGCGCCAGGTGCGCCTGCCCTTCGTGCCGCCAGGGACCGTGCGCGGCGCGGCGGCATCCCCCGGTGGGGTGGTGGAGCCCGGCGCCGGCCCAGCCACGGCAACGCAGGACACAATTTCGCCCCCCGGTGCGCCCGCAACGCGGTAA
- a CDS encoding DUF2905 domain-containing protein, which produces MLRWLIVMFLALMLLSWLSPFLRRLGFGQLPGDLRFRWLGRDWDVPLASTLLLSFLVSLIMKLL; this is translated from the coding sequence ATGCTCCGCTGGCTCATCGTCATGTTTCTGGCGCTCATGCTGCTGAGCTGGCTGTCGCCCTTTTTACGGCGCCTGGGGTTTGGCCAGCTGCCGGGCGACTTGCGCTTTCGGTGGCTGGGGCGCGACTGGGATGTGCCGCTGGCTTCCACGCTGCTGCTGAGCTTCCTGGTGAGCCTGATCATGAAGCTGCTGTGA
- the ttcA gene encoding tRNA 2-thiocytidine(32) synthetase TtcA has product MSTVMQAPSDPTHWTAESADEPADMATAGAARMKIERETHKLEKRLCREVGKAIVDFNMIEEGDKVMVCMSGGKDSYALLDILLKLKARAPIHFDLVAVNLDQKQPGFPEHVLPEYLASTGVPFHIENEDTYSIVKKLIPEGKTTCSLCSRLRRGILYRVADELGCTKIALGHHRDDILQTLLLNMFFGGKMKSMPPKLVSDDGRHVVIRPLAYVAEKDTARWAAHRNFPIIPCNLCGSQENLQRKQVGEMLREWEKRFPGRVENMFNALQNVVPSHLLDASLYDFKNARATGVASEDGDKAFDKEEFTAPSPSLPGVQVVQLS; this is encoded by the coding sequence ATGAGCACCGTGATGCAAGCACCCTCGGACCCCACCCACTGGACCGCTGAATCCGCCGATGAACCCGCCGACATGGCAACCGCCGGCGCCGCCCGCATGAAGATCGAGCGCGAAACCCACAAGCTCGAAAAGCGCCTGTGCCGCGAGGTCGGCAAGGCCATCGTCGACTTCAACATGATCGAAGAAGGCGACAAGGTGATGGTGTGCATGTCGGGCGGCAAGGACAGCTACGCCCTGCTCGACATCCTGCTCAAGCTCAAGGCGCGCGCGCCCATCCACTTTGATCTGGTCGCGGTCAACCTCGACCAGAAGCAACCCGGCTTCCCCGAGCATGTGCTGCCTGAGTACCTGGCCAGCACCGGCGTGCCGTTCCACATCGAGAACGAGGACACCTACAGCATCGTCAAGAAGCTGATCCCCGAGGGCAAGACCACCTGCAGCCTGTGCAGCCGCCTGCGCCGGGGCATTCTTTACCGCGTGGCCGACGAACTGGGCTGCACCAAGATCGCGCTGGGCCACCACCGCGACGACATCCTGCAGACGCTGCTGCTCAACATGTTCTTTGGCGGCAAGATGAAGAGCATGCCCCCGAAGCTGGTGAGCGACGACGGCAGGCATGTAGTGATCCGCCCCCTGGCCTACGTGGCCGAAAAAGACACCGCCCGCTGGGCTGCGCACCGCAACTTCCCCATCATCCCGTGCAACCTGTGCGGCAGCCAGGAGAACCTGCAGCGCAAGCAGGTGGGCGAGATGCTGCGCGAATGGGAAAAGCGCTTTCCCGGACGCGTGGAGAACATGTTCAACGCCCTGCAGAACGTGGTGCCCTCGCACCTGCTCGACGCCAGCCTGTACGACTTCAAGAACGCCCGGGCTACCGGCGTGGCCAGCGAAGATGGCGACAAGGCCTTTGACAAGGAAGAGTTCACAGCGCCATCTCCTTCGTTACCAGGTGTACAGGTGGTGCAACTGTCGTGA
- a CDS encoding dihydroneopterin aldolase, giving the protein MTDAAGTQILTLTGLRFDANLGILDHERTAPQPIQVDAELNQGRQPLLPHDDDISHVLDYRKVRQIIIDECTAEHVNLLESLIGKLAKRLMQLPGVRGVRVKIAKLEIFDDCEVAIRVETGQW; this is encoded by the coding sequence ATGACAGACGCTGCAGGCACCCAGATCCTCACGCTCACCGGTTTGCGCTTTGATGCCAACCTGGGCATCCTCGACCACGAGCGCACCGCCCCCCAGCCCATCCAGGTCGATGCCGAGCTGAACCAGGGCCGCCAGCCGCTGCTGCCGCACGACGACGACATCAGCCACGTGCTGGACTACCGCAAGGTGCGCCAGATCATCATCGACGAGTGCACGGCCGAGCACGTGAATCTGCTCGAGAGCCTGATCGGCAAGCTCGCCAAGCGCCTGATGCAGCTGCCCGGCGTGCGGGGCGTGCGGGTGAAGATTGCGAAGCTGGAAATTTTTGACGACTGCGAAGTGGCCATTCGCGTCGAGACAGGACAGTGGTGA
- a CDS encoding ABC transporter permease — translation MRIWPGFEFRVALRFLREGRMQTVLIIVGVAAGVAVIAYISALISGLQANTLNKTLGAQAHITLRAPDDAVTPAALAVPGVAVLTDTQPRAQRLRSVANWQALVPLLEAMPEVAGVSPMVSGAGLALRGEATQAIALMGVDLDRYDRVVGLRAKVISGSARLAPGEAIVGRELAADLGVRVGDRLTVQTGSASGTVSDSVRVTALVDLGVKDLNRRTVIVPLRAAQSLLALPGGASQLDLTLHDVWVAKSLAQDLQNRFPYKIESWQETNAQLVSALNAQSISTAIIRGVVLAVVVLGMASVLVVSVVQKGREIGILRAMGATRGQVLRVFLVQGAVVGALGSVLGLLLAVGLIWVFTHFVRGSDGLPLFSIALPPVMALQIALIAAVCGVLAAVAPARRAAALDPAQAIRL, via the coding sequence ATGCGGATCTGGCCCGGCTTCGAGTTCCGCGTGGCGCTGCGCTTTCTGCGCGAAGGGCGCATGCAGACCGTGCTCATCATCGTGGGTGTGGCGGCGGGCGTGGCAGTCATTGCCTACATCTCGGCGCTCATCAGCGGCCTGCAGGCCAACACCCTGAACAAGACCCTGGGCGCGCAGGCGCACATCACCCTGCGGGCGCCCGATGACGCCGTCACCCCGGCGGCATTGGCTGTGCCGGGCGTTGCCGTGCTGACGGACACCCAGCCGCGCGCGCAGCGCCTGCGATCGGTGGCCAACTGGCAGGCACTGGTGCCGCTGCTGGAGGCAATGCCCGAAGTTGCAGGCGTCTCGCCCATGGTGTCGGGCGCAGGCCTTGCGCTGCGCGGCGAGGCCACGCAGGCCATTGCCCTGATGGGCGTGGACCTGGACCGCTACGACCGCGTGGTGGGGCTGCGCGCCAAGGTCATCAGCGGCAGCGCACGGCTGGCGCCAGGCGAGGCCATCGTGGGGCGCGAGCTGGCGGCCGACCTGGGGGTGCGCGTGGGCGACCGCCTCACGGTGCAGACCGGCAGCGCCAGCGGCACCGTGAGCGATTCGGTGCGCGTGACCGCGCTGGTGGACCTGGGCGTGAAGGACCTCAACCGCCGCACCGTGATCGTGCCGCTGCGCGCAGCACAAAGCCTGCTGGCATTGCCCGGCGGTGCCAGCCAGCTCGACCTGACCCTGCATGACGTGTGGGTGGCGAAATCGCTGGCGCAAGACCTGCAAAACCGATTTCCCTACAAGATTGAAAGCTGGCAGGAGACCAATGCCCAGCTGGTGTCGGCCCTCAACGCGCAGTCCATCAGCACGGCCATCATCCGGGGCGTGGTGCTGGCGGTGGTGGTGCTGGGCATGGCCAGCGTGCTGGTGGTGTCGGTGGTGCAAAAGGGCCGCGAGATTGGCATCCTGCGCGCCATGGGCGCCACGCGCGGGCAGGTGCTACGGGTGTTTCTGGTGCAGGGCGCGGTGGTGGGCGCGCTGGGCTCGGTGCTGGGGCTGCTGCTGGCGGTGGGCTTGATCTGGGTGTTTACCCACTTTGTTCGCGGCTCGGATGGCCTGCCGCTGTTTTCGATTGCGCTGCCGCCGGTCATGGCCTTGCAGATTGCGCTGATCGCGGCCGTGTGCGGCGTGCTGGCCGCCGTGGCGCCTGCGCGCAGGGCCGCTGCGCTGGACCCGGCCCAGGCCATCAGGCTGTGA
- a CDS encoding SDR family oxidoreductase, producing the protein MSTPPLPTRPRTVLVTGAAKRLGRHIALALAAGGWQVAVHYRSSEQDAINTVAECASLTSASAHFEADFDDEAAVRALLPRVVTHFGSVDAVVNSASLFEHDSVDTFGFDALQKHLRSNTGAPVLLAQALHQHIADRAARGEADAQGAVVNLLDQKLWNQNPDFLSYTLSKAALEAAGTMLALALAPRVRVVGVAPGLTLTSHMLSDDKFAQLHSLSPLGRSSTPEDVAATVKFALENRSITGTTLLVDGGQHLMKFDRDFSLM; encoded by the coding sequence ATGTCCACCCCACCCCTTCCCACACGCCCCCGCACGGTGCTGGTCACTGGCGCTGCCAAGCGCCTGGGCCGCCACATCGCACTGGCCCTGGCCGCCGGCGGCTGGCAGGTGGCGGTGCACTACCGCTCGTCAGAGCAGGATGCTATTAATACAGTAGCTGAATGTGCTTCGCTGACAAGCGCCAGCGCCCATTTTGAGGCCGATTTTGACGACGAAGCCGCCGTACGGGCCCTGCTGCCCCGCGTGGTGACGCACTTCGGCAGCGTGGATGCCGTGGTCAACAGCGCCTCGCTGTTCGAGCACGACAGCGTGGATACCTTCGGCTTTGACGCGCTGCAAAAGCACCTGCGCAGCAACACCGGGGCGCCGGTGCTGCTGGCGCAGGCGCTGCACCAGCACATCGCCGACCGCGCGGCCCGGGGCGAAGCCGATGCGCAGGGCGCCGTGGTGAACCTGCTGGACCAGAAGCTCTGGAACCAGAACCCCGACTTTCTGAGCTACACGCTCTCCAAGGCCGCGCTGGAAGCCGCCGGCACCATGCTGGCCCTGGCGCTGGCACCGCGCGTGCGCGTGGTGGGCGTGGCCCCGGGCCTCACGCTCACCAGCCACATGCTCAGCGACGACAAGTTTGCCCAGCTGCATTCCCTGAGCCCGCTGGGCCGCTCGTCCACCCCTGAAGACGTGGCAGCCACCGTGAAGTTCGCGCTGGAAAACCGGTCCATCACCGGCACCACGCTGCTGGTCGACGGCGGCCAGCACCTGATGAAGTTCGACCGCGATTTTTCGTTGATGTGA
- a CDS encoding histidine phosphatase family protein, with translation MDATRIVAIRHGETAWNVDTRIQGHLDIPLNDTGLWQARQVARALAGEPVATVYTSDLQRAHATAQAVAHSTGAPLVTHTGLRERSFGHFQGRTFAEIETELPEDALRWRKRDPQYTPDGGESLTTLRDRIERTVTALASAHAGEQIVMVAHGGVLDVLYRLATRQDLQAPRTWQLANAAINRLLWTPDGLTLIGWADTQHLDDAARDETHT, from the coding sequence ATGGACGCCACCCGCATCGTCGCCATCCGCCACGGCGAAACCGCCTGGAACGTGGACACCCGCATCCAGGGCCACCTTGACATACCACTGAACGACACCGGGCTGTGGCAGGCCCGCCAGGTGGCCAGGGCCCTTGCCGGCGAGCCTGTGGCCACCGTGTACACCAGCGACCTGCAGCGCGCCCACGCCACGGCACAGGCCGTGGCCCACAGCACCGGCGCGCCGCTGGTCACGCACACCGGGCTGCGCGAACGCAGCTTTGGTCACTTTCAGGGCCGCACGTTTGCCGAGATCGAAACCGAGCTGCCCGAAGACGCCCTGCGCTGGCGCAAGCGCGACCCCCAATACACCCCAGACGGCGGCGAGTCGCTGACCACACTGCGCGACCGCATCGAGCGCACCGTCACGGCCCTGGCCAGCGCACATGCCGGCGAGCAGATCGTGATGGTGGCCCATGGCGGCGTGCTGGATGTGCTGTACCGCCTGGCCACGCGCCAGGACCTGCAGGCCCCCCGCACCTGGCAGCTGGCCAACGCCGCCATCAACCGCCTTTTATGGACCCCCGACGGCCTGACCCTGATCGGTTGGGCCGACACCCAGCACCTGGACGATGCCGCCCGCGATGAAACCCATACCTGA
- a CDS encoding class I SAM-dependent methyltransferase → MRAVTQRPESLTTALAQHIAQAIAAAGGWLGFDRFMELALYTPGLGYYANDSTKFGAMPDSGSDFVTAPELTPLFGQTLAVQVGQALAQTGTDEVWEFGAGSGALALQLLDALGDQVQRYTIVDLSGSLRARQQAKLVAHAHKVKWVDALPETFSGVVVGNEVLDAMPVQLLARHGGHQAGVWHERGVVLADDGSFAWADRPSHLRPPIAIEGPQDYLTETHAQGEGFIRMLADRLTRGAAFLLDYGFGEDEYYHPQRHMGTVMCHQGHMADGDPLVNVGLKDITAHVNFTAMALAAQDAGLQVLGYTTQAHFLINCGLLPKMEHLTQAERATAAKLIMEHEMGELFKVLALGAGEPWEPLGFAHGDRSHRL, encoded by the coding sequence ATGCGGGCCGTGACCCAAAGACCCGAGAGTTTAACGACCGCCCTTGCGCAGCACATCGCCCAGGCCATTGCCGCCGCGGGCGGCTGGCTGGGCTTTGACCGCTTCATGGAACTGGCCCTGTACACCCCGGGGCTGGGCTACTACGCCAACGATTCCACCAAGTTCGGTGCCATGCCGGACTCGGGCAGCGACTTTGTGACCGCACCCGAGCTGACGCCGCTGTTTGGCCAGACGCTGGCCGTGCAGGTGGGCCAGGCGCTGGCGCAGACCGGAACCGACGAGGTGTGGGAGTTCGGGGCGGGCTCGGGCGCACTGGCGCTGCAGCTGCTCGATGCCCTGGGCGACCAGGTGCAGCGCTACACCATCGTGGATCTGTCGGGCAGCCTGCGGGCGCGCCAGCAGGCAAAGCTGGTGGCGCACGCGCACAAGGTGAAGTGGGTGGATGCGCTGCCCGAAACCTTCAGCGGCGTGGTGGTGGGCAACGAGGTGCTGGACGCCATGCCCGTGCAGCTGCTGGCGCGCCACGGCGGCCACCAGGCCGGGGTGTGGCACGAGCGCGGCGTGGTGCTGGCCGATGACGGCAGCTTTGCCTGGGCAGACCGCCCCTCGCACCTGCGCCCGCCGATCGCCATCGAAGGCCCGCAGGACTACCTGACCGAAACCCACGCCCAGGGCGAAGGGTTCATCCGCATGCTGGCCGACCGGCTCACGCGCGGCGCGGCCTTTTTGCTGGACTACGGCTTTGGCGAAGACGAGTACTACCACCCGCAGCGCCACATGGGCACCGTGATGTGCCACCAGGGCCACATGGCCGACGGTGATCCGCTGGTGAACGTGGGGCTCAAGGACATCACCGCCCATGTCAACTTCACCGCCATGGCGCTGGCGGCGCAGGATGCGGGCCTGCAGGTGCTGGGCTACACCACGCAGGCGCATTTCCTCATCAATTGCGGATTGCTACCAAAAATGGAGCATCTCACCCAGGCGGAGCGTGCCACAGCGGCCAAATTGATCATGGAACATGAAATGGGCGAGCTGTTCAAGGTGCTGGCACTGGGCGCTGGCGAGCCGTGGGAGCCGCTGGGCTTTGCGCACGGCGACCGCTCGCACCGCCTCTGA
- a CDS encoding ABC transporter ATP-binding protein: MTPAATTRPAAGHGDALIALDAVRKSYNIGRPSEAEVLHGIDLRVGRGEFIALMGPSGSGKSTLLNILGLLERMTSGSYRLGGEEVQGLDDAALTLRRRSTLGFVFQFHHLLPAFSALENVTLPALMAEGRVSATHLAHARSLLDAVGLAQAMHKRPSELSGGMQQRVAIARALVMNPPLVLADEPTGNLDTASSSEVFALLRRIHAERGTSFVVVTHDPRLAARCDRLVELVDGRIARDEAITWGAEPAHAG, encoded by the coding sequence ATGACCCCCGCCGCCACCACCCGCCCCGCTGCCGGCCACGGCGATGCCCTGATCGCGCTGGATGCCGTGCGCAAAAGCTACAACATCGGCCGCCCCAGCGAGGCCGAGGTGCTGCACGGCATCGACCTGCGCGTGGGCCGAGGTGAGTTCATTGCGTTGATGGGCCCCTCCGGCTCGGGCAAGAGCACGCTGCTGAACATCCTGGGGCTGCTCGAACGCATGACGTCGGGCAGCTACCGGCTGGGCGGCGAAGAAGTCCAGGGCCTCGATGATGCGGCGCTGACCTTGCGCCGGCGCAGCACGCTCGGGTTCGTCTTCCAGTTCCACCACCTGCTGCCTGCGTTTTCGGCACTGGAGAACGTCACGCTGCCCGCCCTGATGGCCGAGGGCCGCGTGAGCGCCACGCACCTGGCGCATGCGCGCAGCCTGCTCGACGCCGTGGGCCTGGCACAGGCCATGCACAAGCGCCCGTCGGAGCTTTCGGGCGGCATGCAGCAGCGGGTGGCCATTGCGCGCGCGCTGGTCATGAACCCGCCGCTGGTGCTGGCCGACGAGCCCACGGGCAATCTGGATACCGCCTCGTCGTCCGAGGTGTTTGCGCTGCTGCGGCGCATCCATGCCGAGCGGGGCACGAGTTTTGTGGTGGTCACGCACGACCCGCGTCTGGCCGCGCGTTGCGACCGGCTGGTGGAGCTGGTCGATGGCCGCATCGCGCGCGACGAAGCCATCACCTGGGGCGCGGAGCCTGCCCACGCCGGGTGA
- a CDS encoding lysoplasmalogenase family protein, with protein sequence MSPTQIIVLATPVFLLLIAVELAVGYRRQRNTYRLADAVSSISLGMLSQTSAVFTRLLRMGIYTALFEHVALWRSDAFWTSLPGWLLALVFYDFCYYWLHRMGHESAVLWAAHAVHHQSQDYNLSTALRQTSSGALLGWVFYVPMALAGVPPLVFAVVALIDLLYQFWVHTEQVGKLGWFDRWFCSPSNHRVHHAVNDPYLDKNYGGILIVWDRLFGTFKDEDDREKCVYGTRGLLNSWDPLWANAQVYAGLAHDSWHARSWADKLRVWVKPPGWRPSDVAQRFPKPAFSLAQMQRYQPPMSRAVQWFALAQFAALLAGVAVFLWRADAAPLAHNAIWFAVLLTAQWSLGAVMQGRIGMLMALMLQSAALATATSALGLAQWHLLFKPLTMVIAIILIAINSTKASDGGQFSTKNRVFMLAALTGSLAGDVFLMLPGFFIPGLVSFLVAHLFYVALFKGGQQWFPHRGALATTLGIGVAMYAFLWTGGLPPALRVPVAAYVLVIALMAAQAIGRATVLRDAPSVMVAVGAGFFMLSDSLLATNRFVTPLPMAQVWVLGTYYAAQALIVGGWLSGLARDRAAQRAVQGEACAHTPMDTRAETAARPS encoded by the coding sequence ATGAGCCCCACCCAGATCATTGTTCTTGCCACGCCGGTTTTTCTGTTGCTGATCGCAGTCGAGCTGGCTGTGGGCTACCGTCGCCAGCGCAACACCTACCGCCTGGCCGATGCGGTGAGCAGCATCAGCCTGGGGATGCTGAGCCAGACCAGTGCCGTGTTCACGCGCCTGCTGCGCATGGGCATCTACACCGCACTGTTCGAGCATGTGGCGCTGTGGCGCAGCGACGCCTTCTGGACCAGCCTGCCCGGCTGGCTGCTGGCGCTGGTGTTCTACGATTTTTGCTACTACTGGCTGCACCGCATGGGGCACGAATCGGCCGTGCTGTGGGCCGCGCACGCCGTGCACCACCAGAGCCAGGACTACAACCTTTCCACCGCCTTGCGCCAGACCAGCTCGGGCGCGCTGCTGGGCTGGGTGTTCTACGTGCCCATGGCGCTGGCGGGCGTGCCGCCGCTGGTGTTTGCGGTGGTGGCGCTCATCGACCTGCTCTACCAGTTCTGGGTGCACACCGAGCAGGTCGGCAAGCTCGGCTGGTTTGACCGGTGGTTTTGCAGCCCCAGCAACCACCGGGTGCACCATGCGGTGAACGACCCTTACCTGGACAAGAACTACGGCGGCATCCTCATCGTGTGGGACCGGCTCTTTGGCACCTTCAAGGACGAGGATGACCGCGAGAAGTGCGTGTACGGCACACGCGGCCTGCTCAACAGCTGGGACCCGCTGTGGGCCAACGCACAGGTGTACGCGGGGCTGGCGCACGACAGCTGGCACGCCCGCAGCTGGGCTGACAAGCTCCGGGTGTGGGTCAAGCCCCCCGGCTGGCGACCGTCCGATGTGGCGCAGCGCTTTCCAAAGCCGGCGTTCAGCCTGGCGCAGATGCAGCGGTACCAGCCGCCCATGTCGCGCGCCGTGCAGTGGTTTGCGCTGGCGCAGTTTGCCGCGCTGCTGGCGGGCGTGGCGGTCTTTCTGTGGCGGGCCGATGCAGCGCCGCTGGCGCACAACGCCATCTGGTTTGCCGTGCTGCTGACGGCCCAATGGTCACTGGGCGCCGTGATGCAGGGGCGCATCGGCATGCTGATGGCACTGATGCTGCAAAGCGCGGCCCTGGCCACCGCCACCAGTGCGCTGGGGCTGGCGCAGTGGCACCTGCTGTTCAAGCCGCTGACCATGGTGATTGCTATTATTTTAATAGCCATTAATTCAACCAAGGCAAGCGATGGCGGCCAATTCAGCACGAAGAACCGTGTTTTCATGCTGGCAGCGCTCACCGGATCGCTGGCGGGCGATGTGTTTCTCATGCTGCCCGGGTTCTTCATCCCTGGGCTGGTGAGCTTTCTGGTGGCGCACCTGTTTTACGTGGCGCTGTTCAAAGGCGGCCAGCAGTGGTTTCCGCACCGGGGCGCCCTGGCCACCACCCTGGGCATTGGTGTGGCCATGTATGCCTTCCTGTGGACTGGCGGCTTGCCCCCGGCGCTGCGCGTGCCGGTGGCCGCCTATGTGCTGGTGATCGCGCTGATGGCGGCCCAGGCCATCGGGCGGGCGACGGTATTGCGCGATGCGCCTTCGGTGATGGTGGCCGTCGGCGCGGGGTTCTTCATGCTCAGCGATTCGCTGCTGGCTACGAACCGTTTTGTGACGCCGCTGCCGATGGCGCAGGTCTGGGTGCTGGGCACCTACTACGCAGCGCAGGCGTTGATCGTCGGCGGGTGGCTGTCGGGCCTGGCCCGGGACCGTGCAGCACAGCGCGCAGTCCAGGGCGAGGCCTGCGCGCACACGCCCATGGACACTCGCGCCGAGACGGCGGCACGGCCGTCCTGA